tctcctgTAACGAAAATGTCCCGCGAGTGGCGGGGCTGTCCTGTCCCGCGCGGCGGTGTCGGTGTCGCTGTCGTGCTGTCGGCGGCGGGCGCGAGTGAGGCGTCGGAGCACACGGTGTCGCTGCAGGCTCAGGAACGGCGCGGGAGCGGCGGGAGGGCGGCTCCGCCCCGGGGCGGCGGGAAGGGCGGCTGTGCGCGCGGGGggagcggcgcggggcgggcaggagagcggcggcggcggcgttgGGAGCCGTGCGgggcgcgggcggcggcggcggccatgGTGGTGTGCGTGCGGGCCGTGGTgcgggtgctggtgctgcaggcgGCCTGGGCGCTGGGCGGCGGGCAGGTGCGCTACTCGGTGCCGGAGGAAGCCAAGGGCGGCACGGTGGTGGGGCGGCTGGCGCAGGACCTGGGCCTGGAGGCGGGCGAGGCGGAGGCGCGGCGGCTGCGGCTGGTGGCGCAGGGCCGGCGGGCGAGCGTGGAGGTGAGCGGGGCGAGCGGGGCGCTGGTGGTGAGCTCGCGGCTGGACCGGGAGGAGCTGTGCGGGAAGAGCGCGCCCTGCGCCCTGcgcctggaggtgctgctggagcgGCCGCTGCGCGTCTTCCACGTGGAGGTGGAGGTCACCGACATCAACGACAATGCGCCGCTCTTCCCCGCCGCCACCAAAAACCTCAGCATCGCGGAATCGTCGCTGCCGGGATCCCGTTTCCCGCTGGAGGGCGCGTCGGATGCGGATATCGGAGCCAACGCGCAGCTCTCCTATACCCTCAGCCCCAGCGAGCACTTCGCTCTGGAAATAGGAAAAGAGAATGAACGGAATATCATACCTTATCTTGTATTAACGAAATCTCTGGACCGCGAGTCGTTGGCCGAGCACCGTCTGGTGCTGACGGCGAGTGACGGGGGCAGGCCGTCTCTGACGGGCACGGTGGAGCTGTTGGTGTCGGTGCTGGATGCAAACGACAACGCGCCCCAGTTCAACCAGTCGGTCTATAAAGTGCAGGTACTGGAAAGCGCAGCGGAGGGTAGCCTGGTGGCCAGAGTCGGCGCCACAGACCCAGACGAAGGAATTAACAGTGAAGTTACCTACAGCGCAAGCAACTTTATGCCCCCGAGTGGAAGAGATCTGATTTCTGTTAATCCGCAGACGGGCGAGATCCGACTCGTCGGTCCCCTGGACTTTGAGGAAGTCAGTGTATTTGACTTTAGCATTGAGGCGAAAGACAAGGGGACGCCCTCGTTATCAGGGCACTGTAGCGTGGAGCTGGAAGTGCTGGACGTGAACGACAACGCGCCCGAGGTGTGGGTGACGTCGCTGTCGGTGCCGGTGCCCGAGGACGCGTCGGTGGGGACGGTGGTGGCGCTGCTGAGCGTGTCGGACCGGGACTCGGGGGCGAACGGGCGGGTGCGCTGCGCGGTGTGGCCGCCGGCGCCGTTCGGGCTGGTGGCGACGTTCGCGGGCTCGTACTCGCTGGTGCTGCGGGAGGCGCTGGACCGGGAGCGGGTGTCGGAGTACGAGGTGGAGGTGCGGGCGGAGGACGGCGGGGCGCCGCCGCTGCGCGCCAGCCGCGGGCTGCGGGTGCCGGTGTCGGACGTGAACGACAACGCGCCGGCGTTCGCGCAGGCCGTGTACACGGTGCTGGCGCGGGAGAACAACGCGGCGGGCGCGGAGCTGGCGCGGCTGTGGGCGCGGGACCCGGACGAGGCGGGCAACGGGCGCGTGAGCTACTCGGTGGCGGAGGGCGGCGCGGGCGCGGGGTCGGGCGCGGGGTCGGGGTGGCGTCCGGCGTCGAGCTACGTGTCGGTGGACGCGGAGAGCGGGCGTCTGTGGGCGCTGCGGCCCCTGGACTACgaggagctgcaggtgctgcagttCGAGGTGCGTGCGGTGGACGCGGGCGAGCCGCCGCTGTGCGGCAACGCCACGGTGCAGCTGTTCGTGGTGGACGAGAACGACAACGCGCCGGCGCTGCTGCCGCCTGCCGGCGGCGGGCCGGGGCCCTGGGCTGCGGGCGAGGCGTCGGCGTCGGCGCCGGGGTCGCTGTGGGCGTGGGCGGCGTGGGGGGCGCCGGCGGGGCAGGTGGTGGCGAAGATCCGCGCGGTGGACGCGGACTCGGGCTACAACGCGTGGCTGCGCTACGAGCTGTGGGAGCCGCGGGGCAAGGGCCCGTTCCGCGTGGGGCTGTACAGCGGCGAGGTGAGCACGGCGCGGGCGCTGGAGGAGGCGGACGGCCCGCGGCAGAGGCTGCTGATCGTGGTGCGGGACCACGGGGAGCCGTCGCGCTCGGCCACGGCCACGCTGAGCGTGTCGCTGGTGGAGGGCGCCGAGGCGGCGCtgtcggcggcggcggcggcggcgggggtgTCGTCGTCGGGGGCGGGTGTGCGGCCGGAGGag
The genomic region above belongs to Anas platyrhynchos isolate ZD024472 breed Pekin duck chromosome 14, IASCAAS_PekinDuck_T2T, whole genome shotgun sequence and contains:
- the LOC101797191 gene encoding protocadherin alpha-2 isoform X9; translated protein: MVVCVRAVVRVLVLQAAWALGGGQVRYSVPEEAKGGTVVGRLAQDLGLEAGEAEARRLRLVAQGRRASVEVSGASGALVVSSRLDREELCGKSAPCALRLEVLLERPLRVFHVEVEVTDINDNAPLFPAATKNLSIAESSLPGSRFPLEGASDADIGANAQLSYTLSPSEHFALEIGKENERNIIPYLVLTKSLDRESLAEHRLVLTASDGGRPSLTGTVELLVSVLDANDNAPQFNQSVYKVQVLESAAEGSLVARVGATDPDEGINSEVTYSASNFMPPSGRDLISVNPQTGEIRLVGPLDFEEVSVFDFSIEAKDKGTPSLSGHCSVELEVLDVNDNAPEVWVTSLSVPVPEDASVGTVVALLSVSDRDSGANGRVRCAVWPPAPFGLVATFAGSYSLVLREALDRERVSEYEVEVRAEDGGAPPLRASRGLRVPVSDVNDNAPAFAQAVYTVLARENNAAGAELARLWARDPDEAGNGRVSYSVAEGGAGAGSGAGSGWRPASSYVSVDAESGRLWALRPLDYEELQVLQFEVRAVDAGEPPLCGNATVQLFVVDENDNAPALLPPAGGGPGPWAAGEASASAPGSLWAWAAWGAPAGQVVAKIRAVDADSGYNAWLRYELWEPRGKGPFRVGLYSGEVSTARALEEADGPRQRLLIVVRDHGEPSRSATATLSVSLVEGAEAALSAAAAAAGVSSSGAGVRPEEGGAAAATNVWLVVAICAVSSLFLLAVVLYGASRWAPRAAVLAGPGPATLVCASEVGSWSYSQRQSRSLCVADGAGKSDLMVFSPNCPPPPGPAAENASAEKGPSLSPYSSGTPKHPNPDWRYSASLRAGMQSAVHMEEAGILRGGPGGPDQQWPTVSSATPEPEAGEVSPPVGAGVNSNSWTFKFGPGNPKQGGPGELPDKFIIPGSPAIISIRQEPPNSQIDKSDFITFGKKEETKKKKKKKKGNKTQEKKEKGNSTTENSDQ